A genomic window from Sphingobacterium sp. BN32 includes:
- a CDS encoding YihY/virulence factor BrkB family protein encodes MKKVHQTLLHLQPYDRLIEWSKSATLPGFGKLPLYTVFVFFFQEISRESIINKASSLAYNFMLAIFPGIIFLFTLIPYIPIDNFQEQLMELIQLALPDNAYQVLENTLKDIIIRQNGGLLSAGFVLCTFFATNGMTTLMMTFNKSSLSKESRTWFQRRIVALVLSFSIVIALICGIVLYMGSNFLINYLKTHIDYDLSWFWSFLIKTAQWIILFSIYFFTVSLIYKFGPSSSRWKLFTPGATLATLLAMLSFSLFTFYINNFGAYNKLYGSIGTLIVVMIWMYMNALILIIGYELNASIALSKQSIKIVKPRVYNSFKANQA; translated from the coding sequence ATGAAAAAAGTACATCAGACACTTCTTCACTTGCAGCCCTATGATCGATTGATTGAATGGTCGAAGAGTGCTACTTTACCGGGTTTTGGCAAGTTGCCATTATACACGGTATTTGTGTTTTTTTTTCAAGAAATTTCTCGGGAGTCTATTATCAACAAAGCATCATCTTTAGCCTATAACTTTATGTTGGCTATCTTTCCGGGAATCATCTTCCTGTTCACATTGATTCCTTATATCCCAATTGATAATTTTCAGGAACAGTTGATGGAACTTATTCAGCTTGCTTTGCCGGATAATGCCTATCAAGTTTTAGAAAACACGTTGAAGGACATTATTATCCGGCAGAACGGTGGATTATTATCTGCCGGTTTTGTACTTTGTACCTTCTTCGCGACTAACGGCATGACCACTTTGATGATGACCTTCAATAAGTCTTCCTTATCCAAGGAGTCTAGAACATGGTTCCAACGCCGCATCGTCGCGTTAGTACTTTCATTTTCGATTGTTATCGCCTTAATTTGCGGAATTGTTCTGTACATGGGGTCTAACTTTTTAATCAATTACTTGAAAACGCATATCGATTATGACCTTTCGTGGTTCTGGTCGTTCTTAATCAAGACCGCGCAGTGGATTATTTTATTTTCAATTTACTTCTTCACGGTAAGTCTCATTTATAAATTTGGGCCTTCATCATCGCGTTGGAAACTTTTTACACCAGGCGCTACACTAGCCACACTATTGGCTATGTTGTCGTTTTCACTTTTTACTTTTTACATTAATAATTTCGGTGCATATAATAAGTTGTATGGTTCCATAGGAACCCTGATTGTCGTCATGATTTGGATGTATATGAATGCACTTATATTGATTATTGGGTATGAATTGAATGCAAGCATTGCACTTTCAAAACAAAGTATTAAAATTGTAAAACCAAGAGTTTACAATTCTTTTAAAGCAAACCAAGCTTAA
- the mltG gene encoding endolytic transglycosylase MltG produces the protein MAENRKKNSVVKIILIVILVVGLAVAWIGYQAFMAPSIATSEEYFYVHTDEPYESVIKRIEEEGIVKNPSYFNYVAKAMDLQDGIKAGRYKLSKDLSNRRFIGNLRGGYQEAVPFRFQNLRLKENFAGALGKNFEADSTTFLNLLNNEALAEKYGFNKDNFFSMFIPNTYEIYWNTKPEEIIDRFSKEYDKFWNADRKAKAAALNMTPKEVSVLASIVKGEALHVDEMPAIAGLYINRLKRGMLLQADPTVIFANNDFTIRRVLNRHLTIDNPYNTYRYKGLPPGPIMMPSIASIDAVLNYKQHEYIYMCAKDDFSGYHNFAKTVAEHQINARKFQQALDARNIKK, from the coding sequence ATGGCAGAAAACAGAAAGAAGAATAGCGTCGTAAAGATTATATTGATTGTTATTTTAGTGGTTGGTCTTGCTGTGGCATGGATTGGCTACCAAGCCTTTATGGCACCAAGCATAGCAACATCCGAAGAATATTTCTATGTACATACCGACGAGCCTTACGAGAGCGTAATCAAGCGGATTGAAGAAGAGGGCATTGTAAAAAACCCTAGTTATTTCAATTATGTAGCGAAAGCAATGGATTTACAAGATGGTATCAAAGCGGGACGATATAAGCTTTCCAAAGATTTGAGCAATCGTCGTTTCATAGGTAATCTACGTGGCGGTTATCAAGAGGCCGTTCCTTTTCGTTTTCAAAACTTACGTCTGAAGGAGAACTTTGCAGGTGCCTTAGGTAAGAACTTCGAAGCCGATTCGACGACTTTCTTAAACCTGTTAAACAATGAGGCCTTAGCTGAGAAATATGGCTTTAACAAGGATAATTTCTTCTCGATGTTTATTCCGAATACCTATGAGATTTATTGGAATACAAAACCGGAAGAGATCATTGACCGTTTTTCGAAAGAGTATGATAAATTCTGGAATGCAGATCGCAAAGCAAAAGCCGCAGCGTTAAATATGACGCCGAAAGAAGTCAGCGTATTGGCATCCATTGTGAAGGGAGAAGCCCTGCATGTGGACGAGATGCCGGCAATTGCAGGTTTATACATCAATCGCCTGAAACGAGGTATGTTATTACAAGCAGACCCTACCGTCATTTTTGCAAATAATGATTTTACCATTCGTCGCGTATTAAATAGACATTTAACGATCGACAACCCTTATAACACCTACCGTTATAAAGGACTGCCTCCCGGGCCGATTATGATGCCTAGCATCGCCTCGATCGACGCCGTCTTGAACTATAAGCAACATGAGTATATCTACATGTGTGCGAAGGATGATTTCTCAGGTTACCACAATTTTGCAAAGACCGTTGCTGAACATCAAATTAACGCTAGAAAGTTTCAGCAAGCGCTTGACGCAAGAAATATCAAGAAATAA
- a CDS encoding pirin family protein — translation MSNIDFIREETAADIGNFLVGRLLPFRQKRSIGPFVFIDHMGPACLADHENLDVGPHPHIGLSTLTYLFEGSIFHRDSLGSAMEIKPGAVNWMTAGKGVVHSERTPEYLRQKDKFLHGLQIWVALPKELEFQEPEFHHVEADAIPAWEEDGVAYKLIAGEAFGKKSPVPVHSKLYMMEIKATKDALIDIRGELYGESGLYILEGEIASNGYNYGPKQILITLDAHLCSFEMKAGTTVYIFGGEPFPEERFIYWNFVATSKEIIEEAKQKWINHEFPKVPGDDGYVPLPAPRK, via the coding sequence ATGTCAAATATAGATTTCATCAGAGAAGAAACAGCGGCCGATATAGGTAATTTTTTAGTAGGAAGGTTGTTGCCTTTCCGTCAAAAACGTTCCATTGGGCCCTTTGTATTTATCGATCATATGGGACCCGCTTGTCTCGCTGATCATGAAAACTTAGACGTTGGTCCTCACCCTCATATCGGATTATCCACGCTTACTTATCTATTTGAAGGCTCTATCTTCCATCGCGACAGCCTTGGTTCCGCAATGGAAATAAAACCAGGAGCAGTCAATTGGATGACTGCCGGAAAAGGGGTTGTCCACTCCGAGCGCACGCCTGAATATTTAAGACAGAAAGACAAGTTCCTCCATGGACTACAGATCTGGGTAGCATTGCCCAAGGAATTAGAGTTTCAAGAGCCCGAATTTCATCACGTAGAGGCTGACGCAATCCCAGCATGGGAAGAAGACGGCGTAGCTTACAAGCTGATTGCCGGCGAAGCTTTCGGGAAGAAATCACCTGTGCCGGTACATAGCAAACTTTACATGATGGAAATTAAGGCAACGAAAGATGCGCTAATTGATATTCGTGGAGAACTTTATGGAGAAAGTGGCTTATACATCCTTGAGGGCGAAATTGCTAGCAATGGTTATAATTATGGTCCAAAGCAAATTCTGATCACCCTAGACGCGCATTTATGTTCTTTTGAAATGAAAGCCGGTACTACGGTTTATATCTTCGGTGGAGAGCCATTCCCGGAAGAGCGATTCATTTATTGGAACTTTGTAGCGACAAGTAAAGAAATAATAGAGGAAGCGAAACAGAAATGGATAAACCATGAGTTTCCCAAAGTACCTGGCGATGATGGTTATGTGCCATTGCCAGCTCCTAGAAAGTAA
- a CDS encoding sulfurtransferase: MMSRALIHIEQAVKLIKEQTERVVILDASIDKVGQKLDNNNLELIPNSHFLDIEHAFSDKNIPLPHTMVDAVTFEQEVRKLGVNQDSIVLLYDRWGVYSSPRAWWMFKYMGFDQVYVINGGMPAWKSADLPIVDAYTVVENIGNFVAKPDPQWIIKIDELKELVGQDDVHITDARSAGRFSGAAPEPRPGLKSGHIPGSENIPFDQVLDAAYFRSNEEIAPLYEKKAFPTGQNIFTCGSGITAAVLALGAYELGYKNIRVYDGSWSEWGSDPDTIVDQHI, encoded by the coding sequence ATGATGAGTCGCGCATTAATCCATATAGAACAAGCAGTAAAGCTTATTAAAGAGCAGACAGAACGGGTCGTGATTTTGGATGCCAGCATTGATAAAGTCGGACAAAAGTTGGACAATAATAATCTGGAGCTTATACCGAATTCACATTTTCTAGATATTGAACATGCATTTTCAGACAAGAACATTCCCTTGCCCCATACGATGGTTGATGCTGTCACTTTTGAGCAGGAAGTGAGAAAGCTGGGAGTAAATCAGGATTCAATCGTTCTACTTTACGACCGCTGGGGCGTCTATTCCAGTCCTCGGGCTTGGTGGATGTTCAAGTATATGGGCTTCGATCAAGTATATGTAATTAATGGAGGCATGCCTGCATGGAAATCCGCTGATTTACCTATTGTTGATGCTTATACAGTGGTGGAAAATATCGGAAACTTTGTTGCCAAACCTGATCCGCAATGGATAATTAAAATCGATGAATTAAAAGAACTTGTCGGACAGGACGACGTACATATTACAGATGCAAGAAGCGCGGGGCGCTTCTCGGGTGCTGCTCCTGAACCTCGACCGGGTCTAAAGTCGGGGCATATTCCCGGATCAGAGAATATTCCTTTCGATCAGGTCTTGGACGCTGCATACTTTAGGTCCAACGAGGAAATTGCGCCGCTCTATGAAAAAAAAGCATTTCCTACAGGACAAAATATCTTTACATGCGGGTCTGGTATTACAGCGGCTGTATTAGCTTTGGGCGCTTATGAGTTAGGATACAAGAATATTCGTGTATATGATGGCTCTTGGTCCGAATGGGGGTCAGATCCCGACACAATCGTGGATCAACATATTTAG
- the rpsA gene encoding 30S ribosomal protein S1: MAKKQEAEKELAAKNAELQGADTKVVKDTEKIESEADSNLIDEIKSNTWSTPSGDFDWDLDEKAFGNYSEAERVKLEEQYAGTFNQINQGEIIEGTVVSINNKDVVLNIGFKSDGLVALSEFRDLPDLKVGDTVDVFVESQEDANGQLVLSRKRAKTQKSWEEINAALENDAIIDGFVKSRTKGGLIVDIKGVEAFLPGSQIDIKPIRDYDVYVGKTMEFKVVKINHEFKNVVVSHKVLIEDDLENQKSEIVAKLEKGQVLEGTVKNITDFGVFIDLGGVDGLLHITDISWGRIEHPKEVLALDQTINVVVLDFDDEKKRIALGLKQLSEHPWESLDTGLEIGSKVKGKIVTVADYGAFLEIIPGVEGLIHVSEMSWSQNLRSPQEFLKVGDEIEAVILTLDREERKMSLGIKQLTPDPWQNITERYPVGSKQSAVVKNMTNFGVFVELEDGIDGLIHISDLSWSKKVNHPNEFTKVGERLDVVVLELDEENRKLSLGHKQLEENPWDTFETIFTEGSVHEGTVIKVGDKGDIVALQYGVEGFCPNKHSVKEDGSSLKVDEVAEFKIIEFNKENKRLVISHSRIWEDAKAEARIEEFNARKKEAKAASSAVRKVKDNVEKSTLGDLDVLAQLKEQMEDNEKKSK; this comes from the coding sequence ATGGCAAAAAAACAAGAAGCAGAAAAAGAGTTAGCGGCGAAAAACGCAGAGCTACAAGGTGCTGACACAAAAGTTGTGAAAGACACTGAAAAGATTGAGTCTGAAGCAGATTCAAATTTAATCGATGAGATTAAATCTAACACTTGGAGTACTCCATCAGGAGACTTCGACTGGGATCTTGATGAGAAAGCTTTCGGTAATTACAGCGAAGCAGAGCGCGTTAAATTGGAAGAGCAATACGCTGGAACATTTAACCAAATTAATCAAGGTGAAATTATTGAAGGTACCGTTGTATCTATCAATAACAAAGATGTTGTATTGAACATCGGTTTCAAATCAGACGGTCTTGTAGCATTATCTGAGTTCCGTGACTTACCTGACTTAAAAGTTGGTGATACGGTTGACGTATTTGTAGAATCGCAAGAGGATGCAAACGGTCAGTTAGTATTATCACGCAAACGTGCTAAAACACAAAAATCTTGGGAAGAAATCAATGCTGCATTGGAGAACGATGCAATTATCGATGGTTTTGTTAAATCACGCACTAAAGGTGGTTTAATCGTTGATATTAAAGGTGTTGAGGCTTTCTTACCAGGTTCTCAAATCGACATCAAACCTATTCGTGACTACGACGTATATGTTGGTAAAACAATGGAATTCAAAGTTGTGAAAATCAACCATGAGTTCAAAAACGTAGTTGTTTCTCATAAAGTATTGATCGAAGACGATTTAGAAAACCAAAAATCAGAAATCGTTGCGAAATTAGAAAAAGGTCAAGTATTAGAAGGTACTGTTAAAAATATCACTGATTTCGGTGTGTTCATCGACTTAGGTGGTGTTGACGGTTTACTTCACATTACTGATATCTCTTGGGGCCGTATCGAGCATCCAAAAGAGGTGTTAGCATTAGACCAAACAATCAACGTTGTAGTATTAGACTTCGACGACGAGAAAAAACGTATCGCATTAGGTTTAAAACAATTATCAGAGCACCCTTGGGAATCTCTAGATACAGGTTTAGAAATTGGTTCTAAAGTAAAAGGTAAAATCGTAACAGTTGCTGATTACGGTGCTTTCTTAGAAATCATCCCTGGTGTTGAAGGTTTAATCCACGTATCTGAAATGTCATGGTCTCAAAACTTACGTTCTCCACAAGAGTTCTTAAAAGTAGGTGATGAAATCGAAGCTGTTATCTTAACTCTAGACCGCGAAGAGCGTAAAATGAGCTTAGGTATCAAACAATTGACTCCAGATCCTTGGCAAAACATCACTGAACGTTACCCAGTAGGTTCAAAACAATCAGCGGTTGTTAAGAACATGACTAACTTCGGTGTATTCGTAGAATTAGAAGACGGAATCGACGGATTAATTCACATTTCTGACCTTTCATGGTCTAAGAAAGTTAACCACCCTAACGAATTCACTAAAGTTGGTGAGCGTTTAGACGTAGTGGTTTTAGAATTAGACGAAGAAAACCGCAAACTTTCTTTAGGTCACAAACAATTAGAAGAAAACCCTTGGGATACTTTCGAAACAATCTTCACTGAAGGTTCAGTTCACGAAGGTACAGTTATCAAAGTTGGTGACAAAGGTGATATCGTAGCTTTACAATACGGTGTTGAAGGCTTCTGCCCTAACAAACACTCTGTAAAAGAAGACGGTTCTTCATTGAAAGTTGACGAAGTTGCTGAATTCAAAATCATCGAGTTCAACAAAGAAAACAAACGTTTAGTTATCTCTCACTCTCGTATTTGGGAAGATGCTAAAGCTGAAGCACGTATCGAAGAGTTCAACGCTCGTAAGAAAGAAGCGAAAGCAGCATCATCTGCAGTAAGAAAAGTGAAAGACAATGTTGAAAAATCAACATTAGGTGATCTTGACGTTTTAGCTCAATTAAAAGAGCAAATGGAAGACAACGAAAAGAAATCTAAATAA
- a CDS encoding thioesterase family protein, producing the protein MFSYKHQVRVRYAETDNMGYVYYGNYAAYYEVARTEMLRSTGISYKELEDMGVMLPVIELHSQYIKAAKYDDLITINIYIREKPGIRIKFEYELFNEEGELLNTGSTQLVFVDMERNRPCRPPAIFQEKMAPFFGE; encoded by the coding sequence ATGTTTTCCTATAAACATCAAGTCCGCGTTCGTTATGCCGAAACGGATAACATGGGCTATGTATATTATGGCAATTATGCCGCATACTATGAGGTGGCGCGCACCGAAATGCTGCGTAGCACAGGCATCTCTTATAAGGAGCTAGAGGATATGGGCGTTATGCTACCGGTAATTGAGCTTCATAGCCAATATATTAAAGCGGCAAAGTATGATGATTTAATCACTATTAATATTTATATTAGAGAAAAGCCAGGTATAAGGATTAAATTTGAGTATGAGCTATTTAACGAAGAGGGCGAGTTACTAAATACGGGTTCTACACAGCTTGTTTTTGTTGATATGGAGCGGAATAGACCGTGTAGACCTCCAGCAATATTCCAAGAGAAAATGGCTCCATTTTTTGGAGAATAA
- the hutG gene encoding formimidoylglutamase, with the protein MAILDNTYYQAGNSQNWEGRVDGTEQAFLRWHQVIEAIDLSEQQSLDGAFVILGFCCEEGVERNQGRIGAKEGPTAFRKVLAGLPVHFPNTVRLIDAGDVFCSNGNLEEAQDCLHAAVNEIISMGGFPILLGGGHEITYPHYLGIQTATKQSVGIINLDAHLDIRPLVDGKGNSGTGFYQIAQHVERENLPFHYLAIGIQEISNTKALFDYADSKGVEIIHAKDIYAERLGEIMDQIIAFGKKVDQVYLTIDLDVFAAAYAPGVSALAFHGIVPDHNFQLIFDTILQLPNLRSIDVAELNPHFDIDNRTTKLGADLLFRVLQK; encoded by the coding sequence ATGGCAATACTCGATAATACATATTATCAGGCTGGGAACTCGCAGAACTGGGAGGGAAGAGTTGATGGCACAGAACAAGCTTTCCTACGCTGGCATCAAGTCATTGAAGCTATTGATTTATCTGAACAGCAATCCCTGGATGGCGCCTTTGTTATATTGGGATTTTGTTGCGAGGAGGGAGTAGAAAGAAATCAAGGCCGTATCGGCGCAAAAGAAGGCCCTACAGCCTTTCGAAAGGTCTTGGCTGGATTACCAGTGCATTTTCCAAATACAGTGCGTCTTATCGACGCTGGAGATGTTTTCTGCTCCAATGGGAATTTGGAAGAAGCGCAGGACTGTCTGCATGCTGCGGTTAATGAAATAATTTCCATGGGCGGATTTCCTATCTTGCTTGGTGGTGGCCATGAGATCACTTATCCACACTATCTGGGAATTCAAACAGCAACTAAACAATCGGTCGGCATAATCAACTTGGATGCACACTTGGACATCCGTCCATTGGTCGACGGGAAAGGAAATTCCGGAACTGGGTTCTATCAAATTGCACAACATGTAGAAAGGGAAAATTTGCCTTTCCATTATTTAGCTATTGGCATTCAGGAAATATCCAATACCAAAGCTTTGTTTGACTATGCCGATTCTAAGGGGGTGGAAATTATACACGCAAAGGACATATATGCAGAGCGGTTAGGAGAGATTATGGATCAAATAATAGCTTTTGGAAAGAAGGTTGACCAGGTTTATTTAACGATTGATTTAGATGTATTCGCGGCAGCCTATGCACCTGGTGTGTCTGCTTTAGCCTTCCATGGCATCGTTCCGGATCATAATTTTCAACTGATATTCGATACGATCCTTCAGCTGCCTAATCTTCGTTCTATCGATGTTGCCGAGTTAAACCCGCACTTTGATATTGACAATAGAACGACCAAACTTGGTGCGGATTTGCTGTTCAGGGTATTGCAGAAGTAG
- a CDS encoding ATP-binding protein, which produces MQQEDKYLVDRTKRNKSIRNILLLSTIGLFVAFLIFFISSFIQYRSIQSRIERIYSSINTDQTSFVTLLTKFNDAENHFRQYSLKYDSTDFLAYNKDLMLLKGSVDSLRKVREVEEIVDQKYRGDSISYSKLLPMYIDLSANIDSLMQSARALDEFHRTALNNSMFNLPQERTLSNTDFKRKTPTLIINRKPLLQRIFQPKLDTLTLGSDLLSQDTRNMLHQSFSRIRSESDARAQGKLDEIKTQLANLRQKERLMLSDNFTLLHKTNQQIRYVYDQRIKFQREKSDQELNVLLANTDTFKWQIIVSLTFVFIVICILVYYQFFTNYYEQMLMDEKIYASKLAEQKTDILAEITHEIRTPINSMIGIVDLLRSRNDLYQPKDILLLETAYSNITATSKTINDILNLSKIDKHDTIESNHFDFHDMLLEILDNYRNQASSKKITLDHSVDESKPSIIFTDELKVRQVVSNLVSNAIKYSSQGTVMTKIYVNNHSNLVIKVSDEGNGIPENLKKNIFKKYYTENKTNKVEGGVGLGLYITKNIVTLLKGRISFQSRANQGTTFTVEIPIPRPKYRRKNTLNIHQVRDLPKNLSWLIVDDNALNLLYLKQFFLLHDQVYTATNGQEALNLLESKVVDVIVTDINMPVMTGDELLVKIRQNPAYERVKIIATSSDNEQVKKQEAIRRMKFDGILIKPFNEKKLTEVILKTLYPIFEDSNEIQQEGS; this is translated from the coding sequence ATGCAACAAGAGGATAAATATTTAGTCGATAGAACGAAACGGAACAAGAGCATTCGAAATATCTTGTTGTTGTCTACTATTGGTCTTTTTGTCGCATTCCTCATTTTCTTTATATCCTCTTTTATCCAATACCGGTCTATTCAATCTCGAATTGAACGAATCTATAGCAGCATCAACACAGACCAAACCAGTTTTGTGACGCTACTAACGAAATTCAACGATGCTGAAAATCACTTCCGGCAATATTCGCTCAAATACGACAGTACGGATTTTCTAGCCTATAACAAGGACCTCATGTTATTGAAAGGTTCTGTCGACTCCTTGCGAAAGGTTCGAGAGGTCGAAGAAATTGTCGATCAAAAATACCGGGGCGATTCAATCAGTTACTCTAAGCTCCTACCGATGTATATTGATCTATCCGCAAACATCGATTCGCTGATGCAGTCTGCGCGTGCGTTAGATGAATTCCACCGGACAGCGCTTAACAACTCGATGTTCAATCTGCCGCAGGAGCGCACGCTGTCCAATACAGATTTCAAGCGAAAGACACCGACTTTAATTATTAATCGCAAGCCTTTACTACAACGCATATTCCAACCGAAACTTGATACCCTAACCTTAGGAAGTGACTTGCTTTCGCAAGACACCCGCAACATGTTGCACCAGAGTTTCTCGAGAATTCGTTCCGAGTCCGACGCAAGGGCACAGGGAAAACTGGATGAGATTAAGACGCAATTAGCCAATCTTAGGCAGAAAGAGCGATTAATGCTCTCCGATAACTTTACCCTGCTCCATAAAACGAATCAGCAAATTCGCTACGTGTATGATCAGCGCATAAAATTTCAACGGGAGAAATCAGACCAGGAGTTGAACGTACTCCTTGCCAATACCGATACTTTTAAATGGCAAATTATTGTCTCGCTGACATTTGTATTTATCGTTATCTGTATTTTGGTGTACTACCAATTTTTCACGAACTACTACGAGCAAATGCTGATGGACGAAAAAATCTATGCGTCCAAACTTGCCGAGCAAAAAACCGACATCCTTGCCGAGATCACACATGAAATCCGAACTCCGATCAACTCGATGATCGGAATTGTCGACTTACTACGAAGTCGCAACGATCTGTATCAACCCAAGGACATCCTTCTTCTAGAGACGGCTTATTCGAATATCACCGCGACCTCGAAAACCATCAACGATATTCTTAACCTCAGCAAAATCGATAAGCACGATACCATAGAATCAAACCATTTCGACTTCCATGATATGTTGCTGGAGATCCTCGACAACTACAGGAATCAGGCGAGCTCGAAGAAAATTACATTAGATCATTCCGTAGATGAGAGCAAACCAAGTATCATCTTCACCGACGAACTGAAGGTACGCCAGGTGGTGAGTAATTTGGTGAGCAATGCGATCAAGTACTCTTCGCAGGGGACCGTGATGACGAAGATTTATGTAAATAATCATAGTAATTTGGTGATTAAAGTGTCTGACGAGGGTAACGGTATTCCAGAGAACCTCAAGAAAAACATCTTTAAAAAGTACTATACCGAAAATAAGACGAACAAGGTGGAAGGTGGCGTCGGCTTAGGACTTTACATCACTAAAAATATCGTTACGCTATTAAAGGGTAGGATTTCATTTCAGTCTAGAGCAAACCAAGGCACAACCTTTACGGTAGAAATCCCTATTCCACGGCCAAAATACCGCCGCAAGAATACCCTTAATATTCATCAGGTTAGGGATCTTCCAAAGAATCTTTCCTGGCTTATTGTAGACGATAATGCTTTAAATCTACTCTATCTGAAGCAGTTTTTCTTGTTACATGATCAGGTTTACACGGCAACAAACGGTCAGGAAGCGCTGAACCTCTTGGAAAGCAAAGTTGTCGATGTCATCGTAACGGACATCAACATGCCTGTGATGACAGGAGATGAATTGCTCGTGAAGATTCGTCAAAACCCGGCCTATGAGCGGGTCAAAATAATCGCAACATCCTCTGATAATGAACAGGTTAAGAAACAGGAAGCCATTAGACGTATGAAGTTTGATGGTATCTTGATCAAGCCATTCAATGAAAAGAAACTAACGGAAGTGATCTTAAAAACCTTGTATCCGATCTTTGAGGACTCCAATGAAATCCAGCAAGAGGGATCGTAA
- a CDS encoding PASTA domain-containing protein codes for MSKFFLYLRTSTFRKNLIAALIFIVVLFIVVYFGLKIYTKHGDSQEVPVLKGLHINEALKILDKAGLEYEVDSIYQMDAKPGLVIDQDPDPKSHVKGGRTIYLTIITQSAPEIAFPEIVDKTFIEASAILKNHSLKIADTTYINDIARDVVLEVKFSGQVIQPGRMVPKGSRISLVLGNGRGDSEVDIPNLVGQSVEEAKFALAGLGLTLGSISFSDNSRDTLNARIVSQSPDTSSHVISIGSAVHVTLAMPSAAPTTPVNPTTPQN; via the coding sequence ATGTCTAAATTCTTTTTATACTTAAGGACGAGTACGTTTCGAAAAAACTTAATTGCTGCCTTAATTTTTATTGTTGTTCTTTTTATTGTCGTTTATTTCGGTTTGAAAATATACACCAAACATGGAGATTCTCAGGAAGTTCCAGTTTTAAAGGGGTTACACATTAATGAGGCCTTAAAGATTTTGGACAAAGCAGGATTGGAATACGAGGTTGACTCGATCTATCAGATGGATGCAAAACCAGGCTTAGTAATCGACCAAGATCCCGATCCTAAATCGCATGTTAAGGGTGGTAGAACAATCTATTTGACTATCATTACGCAGTCTGCGCCGGAAATTGCGTTCCCAGAGATTGTTGACAAGACATTTATTGAAGCTTCTGCCATTTTGAAGAACCACTCTTTAAAAATTGCAGACACGACATATATCAACGATATCGCTCGTGATGTCGTATTAGAGGTTAAATTCTCAGGTCAGGTGATCCAACCAGGGCGTATGGTTCCGAAGGGATCAAGAATCAGCTTGGTATTGGGTAATGGCCGCGGAGATTCGGAAGTGGACATTCCTAATCTTGTGGGACAGTCGGTAGAAGAAGCGAAATTTGCATTGGCAGGCTTAGGATTAACATTAGGTTCAATCTCCTTCTCTGATAACTCCCGCGATACGTTAAATGCGCGTATTGTAAGTCAAAGTCCGGATACCAGTTCGCACGTAATCTCCATCGGAAGTGCAGTACACGTAACGTTGGCAATGCCTAGTGCTGCGCCGACTACACCTGTGAATCCTACAACGCCTCAAAACTAA